One genomic region from Trueperaceae bacterium encodes:
- a CDS encoding deoxyguanosinetriphosphate triphosphohydrolase, with translation MAWYDNATMLMTREQLERGERQTLAPYAALAAESRGRLHPESESAYRTAFQKDRDRVVHTSAFRRLEYKTQVFVNYEGDYYRTRLTHTLEVAQVATSIARALGLNEDLAETIALAHDLGHPPFGHAGEKALNELAAGVGGFDHNRQSLRIVTKLERRYPGFPGLNLTWETLEGIMKHETKYDVPDPSWEPDVQPTLEAQVVNVADEVAYNAHDLDDGLRSGHLKPTDVATVPVVGELMTRLGLNPERFDSPQRYVLIRELLGDVITDVVHATDARLTEHGVRTLDDVRRAGSKLLGPSEAMGEQLAQLKEFLYKNFYFHHRLIRMTHKAHLVLERIYHAYVELPDMLPPDVVGQAQTLGLERAVTDYIAGMTDRYANEEYRRLFEPTVLT, from the coding sequence ATGGCTTGGTACGATAACGCCACCATGCTCATGACGCGTGAACAGCTCGAGCGGGGCGAACGTCAGACCCTCGCCCCTTACGCTGCGCTGGCGGCCGAGTCGCGCGGGCGCCTCCACCCCGAGAGCGAGAGCGCCTACCGCACGGCCTTCCAGAAGGACCGCGACCGCGTCGTCCATACGAGCGCGTTCAGGCGCCTGGAGTACAAGACGCAGGTGTTCGTCAACTACGAGGGCGACTACTACCGCACCCGCCTCACCCATACCCTCGAGGTGGCGCAGGTGGCCACCAGCATCGCGCGCGCGCTCGGCCTCAACGAGGACCTCGCCGAGACCATCGCGCTGGCGCACGACCTGGGGCACCCACCGTTCGGGCACGCGGGCGAGAAGGCCCTCAACGAGCTGGCTGCCGGCGTCGGGGGCTTCGACCACAACCGGCAGAGCCTACGCATCGTGACGAAGCTCGAGCGGCGCTACCCGGGGTTCCCGGGCCTCAACCTCACGTGGGAGACGCTCGAGGGGATCATGAAGCACGAAACGAAGTACGACGTGCCCGACCCGAGCTGGGAGCCCGACGTGCAGCCCACGCTCGAGGCCCAGGTCGTCAACGTCGCCGACGAGGTCGCGTACAACGCCCACGACCTCGACGACGGGCTGCGCTCCGGCCACCTGAAGCCGACGGACGTCGCGACGGTTCCCGTGGTGGGCGAGCTGATGACGCGCCTGGGCTTGAACCCGGAGCGCTTCGACTCGCCACAACGCTACGTGCTGATCCGCGAGCTCCTAGGCGACGTGATAACGGACGTGGTTCACGCCACGGACGCGCGCCTGACGGAGCACGGCGTGCGCACGTTGGACGACGTGCGCCGCGCCGGGAGCAAGCTCCTCGGACCGTCGGAGGCCATGGGCGAGCAGTTGGCCCAGCTCAAGGAGTTCCTCTACAAGAACTTCTACTTCCACCATCGCCTCATCCGGATGACCCACAAAGCGCACCTCGTGCTTGAGCGCATCTACCACGCCTACGTCGAGCTACCCGACATGCTCCCACCGGACGTGGTCGGCCAGGCGCAGACGCTGGGGCTTGAGCGGGCCGTCACGGACTACATCGCCGGCATGACGGACCGCTACGCGAACGAGGAGTACCGGCGCCTCTTCGAGCCGACGGTCCTAACCTGA
- a CDS encoding glycosyltransferase: MTDPPRVLILSASVGSGHVAAGKALHTALCAQGAHAEHIDLLEYSSLPFRRLYRQAYLDLIRTMPDLVEWLGRRFDRNPSEYKGVQERLRARVTRLLSYEVPGLIDRYRPDALVHTHFLGAEIVSGRIRRRRPLPQAEVITDFSAHAFWLQPGIARYFVASDDVRAQLLAAGVDDHRIRVTGIPIDPRFAALPDKATARTALGLAQDSDVLLLLANGLGGETLRGVVEQLIALRSPLQVVIVCGHSQELLERSKDLAAGASAPVSVRVLGFTDAMPTLMAAADVTITKPGGMTSSEALAAGLPMIIASPYPLQEEVNANVLLEQGAAVRVAPITTLGHKLKRLLAAPDRIAEMRVNCAGLARPASAAAVAECVLQELVVRGRER; this comes from the coding sequence GTGACCGATCCGCCACGGGTGCTGATCCTGTCCGCTTCGGTAGGCAGCGGCCACGTGGCCGCCGGCAAGGCGCTGCACACGGCCCTCTGCGCGCAGGGCGCGCACGCGGAGCACATCGACCTGCTCGAGTACTCGTCGCTGCCGTTCAGGCGGCTATACCGGCAGGCCTACCTCGACCTCATCCGCACCATGCCTGACCTGGTCGAGTGGCTCGGGCGCCGCTTCGATCGCAACCCGAGCGAGTACAAGGGCGTGCAGGAGCGTTTGCGCGCGCGCGTCACGCGCCTCCTCTCGTACGAGGTCCCCGGCCTCATCGACCGTTACCGGCCCGACGCGCTCGTGCATACGCACTTCCTCGGCGCGGAGATCGTCTCCGGCCGCATACGCAGGCGCCGTCCGCTGCCCCAGGCCGAGGTCATCACGGACTTCTCGGCCCACGCCTTCTGGCTCCAGCCGGGGATAGCGCGCTACTTCGTCGCCAGCGACGACGTGCGCGCCCAGCTCCTGGCCGCCGGCGTCGACGACCACCGGATACGCGTGACGGGCATCCCGATCGACCCCAGGTTCGCCGCCCTACCGGACAAGGCGACCGCGCGCACGGCCCTCGGACTCGCTCAGGACAGCGACGTGCTCCTCCTGCTGGCGAACGGGCTCGGCGGGGAGACGCTGCGCGGGGTCGTCGAGCAGCTCATCGCGCTGCGTTCGCCGCTCCAGGTCGTGATCGTGTGCGGTCATAGCCAGGAGCTCCTCGAGCGCTCCAAGGACCTCGCCGCCGGGGCGTCGGCGCCGGTCAGCGTCAGGGTCCTGGGGTTCACGGACGCCATGCCGACCCTGATGGCCGCCGCCGACGTGACGATCACGAAACCGGGCGGCATGACGAGCAGCGAGGCCTTGGCGGCGGGCCTGCCCATGATCATCGCCAGCCCCTACCCGTTGCAGGAAGAGGTGAACGCCAACGTGCTTCTCGAACAAGGCGCCGCCGTGCGCGTCGCCCCCATCACGACGCTCGGACACAAGCTGAAACGCCTGCTGGCCGCTCCGGACCGCATCGCAGAGATGCGCGTGAACTGCGCCGGGCTCGCGCGCCCGGCCTCGGCCGCGGCGGTGGCGGAGTGCGTGCTGCAAGAGCTCGTGGTGAGGGGGCGCGAGCGGTGA
- a CDS encoding FAD-dependent oxidoreductase, which yields MLTLLLSGPAPAQRVLGPSFPTDGGIAYFDVVVYGSEPEGITAAVAAAEEGARTLMVTADARLGGLFVLGELNMLDMRTQPFNYQRGLFQRWWRMVGAMDAFDVPVAERAFQRMLADAGVEVWTESGRVAPRYVDGVLRGIELTDLGVEVNALQVVDASADADLAAQTAAPFDIGWERFGVSQRQADTLVLNVAGVDWQALRRGVSARGRGYANMRETVAWGSFGGVPTAYVPTRPDARLRGLNLGLQNDGSVLVNALLLYGLDPLDPESLAEGRARGLVEGEAIVAYLREHLPGFETARLAGAASELYVRESRHLLADCVLSADAVLDNLVTADAVAAGGYPLDAQSFTAHDAGFVWGAPEMYGGRLCMLTTAAVDNLWVVGRSAGYDPVAFASARVVPFGMAMGEAAGVAAATAVRLAVPTSTVAHDQGLVMGVRQALAGRGAYLPEARARRAVGPVDHQAYGAFRTLLARGLAVGGYDNDPKLDAQVSALSFAYLLSNVSTRFYFRTDVGGELVELTLELVADDAGAPLTSEIAGEVLARAACLLTTCPPSSAWEDLRIAGLATGPEPQAGLTRGDSYRLAAALAGEAP from the coding sequence ATGCTGACGCTGCTCCTGAGCGGCCCGGCGCCGGCCCAACGCGTCCTCGGACCTTCCTTCCCGACGGACGGCGGCATCGCGTACTTCGACGTGGTCGTCTACGGCAGCGAGCCGGAGGGCATCACGGCGGCGGTCGCGGCGGCGGAGGAGGGCGCGCGCACCCTCATGGTGACGGCGGACGCGCGTCTCGGGGGCCTGTTCGTCCTGGGCGAGCTCAACATGCTCGACATGCGCACGCAACCCTTCAACTACCAGCGCGGCCTGTTCCAGCGCTGGTGGCGCATGGTCGGCGCCATGGACGCCTTCGACGTCCCGGTCGCGGAACGCGCCTTCCAGCGCATGCTCGCCGACGCCGGCGTCGAGGTGTGGACCGAGTCTGGGCGGGTAGCGCCACGCTACGTCGACGGCGTGCTGCGGGGGATCGAGTTGACCGACCTGGGCGTGGAGGTGAACGCGCTGCAGGTCGTCGACGCGAGCGCGGACGCCGATCTCGCCGCCCAGACGGCCGCCCCCTTCGACATCGGCTGGGAACGTTTCGGCGTGTCGCAACGGCAGGCGGACACGCTCGTCCTGAACGTTGCCGGCGTGGACTGGCAAGCGCTCAGGCGCGGGGTGAGCGCGCGCGGGCGGGGCTACGCCAACATGCGTGAGACGGTGGCCTGGGGTTCGTTCGGCGGGGTGCCGACCGCCTACGTGCCGACCCGACCCGACGCGCGCCTGAGGGGCCTGAACCTCGGCCTGCAGAACGACGGCAGCGTCCTCGTCAACGCGCTCCTCCTGTACGGGCTCGACCCGCTCGATCCGGAGAGCCTCGCCGAAGGCCGCGCGCGCGGCCTCGTAGAGGGCGAGGCCATCGTCGCCTACCTGCGCGAGCACCTACCGGGGTTCGAGACCGCGCGCTTGGCCGGCGCGGCCTCCGAGCTGTACGTGCGCGAGTCGCGGCACCTCCTGGCCGACTGCGTCCTCAGCGCGGACGCCGTCCTCGACAACCTGGTCACGGCGGACGCCGTGGCGGCGGGCGGCTACCCGCTCGACGCGCAGAGCTTCACGGCGCACGACGCCGGCTTCGTCTGGGGCGCCCCCGAGATGTACGGCGGCCGGCTCTGCATGCTGACCACCGCAGCGGTCGACAACCTCTGGGTGGTGGGGCGCAGCGCCGGCTACGACCCGGTCGCGTTCGCCTCCGCCCGCGTCGTGCCGTTCGGCATGGCGATGGGCGAGGCGGCGGGCGTGGCCGCCGCGACGGCGGTGCGCCTCGCCGTGCCGACCAGCACCGTGGCCCACGACCAGGGCCTAGTCATGGGCGTGCGGCAAGCGCTGGCGGGACGCGGCGCCTACCTCCCCGAAGCCCGCGCGCGGCGGGCCGTCGGCCCCGTCGACCATCAGGCGTACGGCGCGTTCCGCACGCTGCTCGCGCGCGGGCTGGCCGTGGGCGGCTACGACAACGACCCGAAGCTCGACGCGCAGGTCTCGGCGCTGTCGTTCGCGTACCTCCTCAGCAACGTTTCCACGCGGTTCTACTTCAGGACCGACGTCGGCGGCGAGCTCGTGGAGCTGACGCTCGAGCTGGTCGCCGACGACGCCGGCGCGCCGCTCACGTCCGAGATCGCGGGCGAGGTCCTGGCCCGCGCCGCGTGCCTGCTCACGACCTGCCCTCCGAGTTCGGCGTGGGAGGACTTGCGGATCGCGGGGCTCGCGACCGGCCCGGAGCCCCAGGCCGGGCTCACCCGCGGCGACAGCTACCGTCTCGCCGCCGCCCTGGCCGGGGAGGCGCCCTAG
- a CDS encoding histidinol phosphate phosphatase, which produces MPGTQLDAYLATCVSTAYDAGRLTLGYYSANVAAEYKPDDSPVTRADRAAEELIRSRLEAAYPDHGIVGEETGSTREGAPLRWFIDPIDGTKSFMRGVPLYAVLLGLEAEGEIVAGAAYFPALDELVYAARGRGAFLNGRPVRVRDTETLSRSFVAFTDAGSFERHGRKAAWERVQAATYHRVGWSDAYGHALVATGRLELMLDPILNAYDAGPFGVILPEAGGYFGDWRGNPGIHAGEGLSTTARLLPEVLELIARGE; this is translated from the coding sequence ATGCCAGGCACTCAGCTCGACGCTTACCTCGCCACGTGCGTCTCCACGGCTTACGACGCCGGGCGCCTGACCCTCGGCTACTACTCCGCCAACGTCGCGGCCGAGTACAAGCCGGACGACTCGCCCGTGACGCGCGCGGACCGCGCGGCGGAGGAGCTCATCCGCTCCCGCCTCGAGGCCGCCTACCCGGACCACGGCATCGTCGGCGAGGAGACGGGCAGCACCAGGGAAGGCGCCCCCTTGCGGTGGTTCATCGACCCGATCGACGGCACCAAGAGCTTCATGCGCGGCGTGCCCCTCTACGCCGTGCTCCTCGGGCTCGAGGCGGAAGGCGAGATCGTGGCGGGCGCGGCGTACTTCCCGGCCCTCGACGAGCTCGTCTACGCGGCAAGGGGCAGGGGCGCCTTCCTCAACGGTCGGCCGGTGCGCGTGCGCGACACCGAGACGCTCTCGCGCTCGTTCGTCGCGTTCACGGATGCCGGGTCGTTCGAGCGGCATGGCCGCAAGGCTGCTTGGGAGCGCGTCCAGGCCGCCACGTACCACCGGGTGGGGTGGTCGGACGCCTACGGCCACGCCCTCGTGGCCACCGGACGCCTCGAACTCATGCTCGACCCCATCCTGAACGCGTACGACGCCGGCCCGTTCGGGGTCATCCTGCCCGAGGCCGGCGGCTACTTCGGCGACTGGCGCGGCAACCCGGGCATCCACGCCGGCGAGGGCCTCAGCACGACGGCGCGGCTGCTGCCGGAGGTGCTCGAGCTCATCGCGCGCGGGGAGTGA
- a CDS encoding ATP-binding protein has product MPTDVRPPTGSLFPDLTSAPWWAPLELLSRQGAATGGHAAELALDLAVALAVSGHADPATAVATGLLSGRSVLAEYAGRPLPAGLAALARRELEHVANVVRRANAGHGAERASAPHLAELAQARLEPWAAAHVARLAAALTGGASPDPTVTYLDLLGTVGSGPAALHPVTRWRSGSLEPVLHPDLPDWSALVGLEGPLGSLARNTETLLAGGRANDCLLYGARGSGKSTAVRGLARRYVERGLRLVELQPERLDSLPELVELLRPQPLAFVLFVDDLAFEADDGRYRPLKSLLEGGVTRRPGNVALYATSNRRHLVRERLRDRPDPLDDDVHAWDTHHERLALADRFGLVITFPTADQRAYLEVVRALAARSGAAAHGAELDELALRFAEWNNGYSGRAARQFVDTLPSGR; this is encoded by the coding sequence ATGCCGACAGACGTCCGTCCTCCAACCGGCTCGCTGTTCCCGGACCTGACGAGCGCGCCGTGGTGGGCGCCCCTCGAGCTGCTGAGCCGCCAGGGCGCGGCCACGGGCGGCCACGCCGCCGAACTCGCCCTCGACCTGGCCGTGGCGCTGGCGGTCTCCGGCCACGCCGACCCCGCCACCGCCGTAGCCACCGGCCTGCTCTCCGGGCGCTCCGTGCTGGCCGAGTACGCCGGGCGACCGCTTCCCGCCGGCCTGGCCGCCTTGGCGCGCCGTGAGCTAGAGCACGTGGCGAACGTGGTGCGGCGGGCCAACGCGGGCCACGGCGCCGAGCGGGCCTCCGCTCCGCACCTCGCCGAGCTCGCCCAGGCACGCCTCGAGCCGTGGGCCGCGGCCCACGTCGCCAGGCTGGCCGCGGCGTTGACAGGCGGCGCGTCGCCCGACCCGACCGTCACCTACCTCGACCTGCTCGGAACCGTCGGGAGCGGCCCGGCGGCGCTCCATCCCGTGACGCGGTGGCGCTCCGGTAGCCTCGAGCCGGTGCTTCACCCCGACCTCCCCGACTGGTCGGCGCTGGTGGGGCTGGAAGGTCCGCTCGGCTCCCTGGCCCGGAACACCGAGACGCTGCTTGCCGGCGGCCGGGCGAACGACTGCCTCCTCTACGGCGCGCGGGGGAGCGGCAAGTCTACGGCCGTTCGGGGCCTCGCTAGGCGTTACGTCGAGCGCGGCCTGCGCCTCGTGGAGCTGCAGCCCGAGCGGCTCGACTCCCTGCCGGAGCTCGTCGAGCTGTTGAGGCCCCAACCGCTCGCGTTCGTGCTCTTCGTCGACGACCTCGCTTTCGAGGCGGACGACGGGCGGTACCGGCCGCTCAAGAGCCTGCTCGAGGGCGGCGTGACGCGGCGACCGGGGAACGTCGCCCTCTACGCCACCTCGAACCGCCGGCACCTGGTGCGCGAGCGGTTGCGCGATCGGCCCGACCCGCTGGACGACGACGTGCACGCCTGGGACACCCACCACGAGCGCCTCGCGCTCGCCGACCGCTTCGGGCTCGTGATCACTTTCCCCACGGCCGATCAGCGCGCCTACCTCGAGGTCGTGCGCGCCCTGGCGGCACGGTCGGGCGCGGCGGCGCACGGCGCCGAGCTCGACGAGCTGGCCCTTCGCTTCGCCGAGTGGAACAACGGCTACTCGGGGAGGGCCGCGAGACAGTTCGTCGATACCCTGCCCAGCGGACGCTGA
- a CDS encoding cation-transporting P-type ATPase, with protein MARFGVDPALGLGPDAVEAARRRFGGNVLDVGGRRSAVAVLVEQFKSVLVALLAVAAGLSAYFGQVAEAVAVLVVLVLNALIGFVTELRAVRSVEALKRLGTAHARVRRAGRLQTVPAEDLVPGDILLVEGGDVVSADARILKCSRLEADESSLTGESVPVAKEPAAVAALAPLPERSSMLYKGTAVTRGGGEAVVVATGMATELGRISRLVTAATRAPGSDGGTPLERRLDGLAHRLVWLTLGVAVLVTLTGLGSGKEWLVLLETAIALAVATVPEGLPIIATLTLAQGVRRMARRNALVNRLAAVETLGATSVIITDKTGTLTENRMAVASVWLPAGEVGFEAGGPNGDGVAAGTGDLGDPHVGKAGGRGLGEQLRHALAAAALCVTAELPSAQGAPGEPGANDGGVGDPLELALLRAARAAGLERSELLARHPELRQEAFDPNTRVMATTHRLGDDPGAGGAPAEGSGDERPGATRMWQIVKGAPGAVVAACATLADGRSTPLDPAGRAAWLERNRALAARGLRVLALAERTGGVAEGIGTGAAGAEGHHDLALIGLVGLADPPRPEVRGVLERCRAAGIRVVMATGDQAATASAVAAAVGLEAPQSVVDGRVMAQRLADGAAGEAELLTASVFARMAPEQKLELIAMHQRAGNVVAMTGDGVNDAPALRQADIGVAMGRAGTDVAREAADMVLLDDAFGTIVAAVREGRIVFENIRAFVLYLLSCNLSEVLVVGLAAVLGYPLPLLPLQILFINLVTDVFPALALGAGRGDQGGLARPPRPATEALLARRHWRAVVGYGAVLTAATLVAFGVALELLGAAVPEAVTVAFIALALGQVWHVFNMREPGTPALRNQLTRNPWVWAATVGCTLLVLLAVALPPLRLVLQVEPLPPAGWLLAVAAALAPLLVGQVGKAFGLGRVV; from the coding sequence TTGGCGCGGTTCGGCGTCGATCCGGCGCTCGGGCTCGGGCCGGACGCGGTCGAGGCGGCGAGGCGCCGCTTCGGCGGAAACGTCCTCGACGTAGGGGGTCGGCGGTCCGCGGTCGCCGTGCTCGTCGAGCAGTTCAAGTCCGTTCTCGTCGCGTTGTTGGCCGTGGCCGCCGGTCTGTCCGCGTACTTCGGCCAGGTCGCGGAGGCGGTCGCGGTCCTCGTCGTGCTCGTCCTGAACGCCCTGATAGGTTTCGTGACGGAGCTGCGCGCGGTGCGCTCGGTCGAGGCCCTGAAGCGGTTGGGCACGGCGCACGCCCGGGTCAGGCGCGCCGGCAGGCTCCAGACCGTCCCCGCGGAGGACCTCGTCCCAGGCGACATCCTCCTCGTCGAAGGCGGCGACGTGGTGAGCGCGGACGCGCGCATCCTCAAATGCAGCAGGCTCGAGGCCGACGAGTCGAGCCTTACGGGCGAGTCGGTGCCCGTCGCCAAGGAGCCCGCGGCGGTGGCGGCCCTCGCGCCGCTGCCGGAGCGGTCGTCGATGCTGTACAAGGGCACGGCCGTGACCCGAGGCGGCGGCGAGGCGGTGGTCGTGGCGACGGGCATGGCGACGGAGCTCGGCCGGATCAGTCGGCTCGTCACGGCGGCCACCCGGGCTCCGGGGTCGGACGGCGGCACGCCCCTGGAACGGCGCCTCGACGGCCTCGCGCACCGCCTCGTCTGGCTGACCCTCGGCGTCGCCGTCCTCGTCACGCTGACCGGCCTTGGCAGCGGCAAGGAGTGGCTCGTGCTCCTCGAGACGGCCATCGCATTGGCGGTGGCCACGGTGCCGGAGGGGCTGCCCATCATCGCGACCTTGACGCTTGCCCAGGGCGTCAGGCGCATGGCGCGGCGCAACGCCCTCGTCAACCGGCTGGCCGCCGTGGAGACGCTCGGTGCCACGAGCGTGATCATCACGGACAAGACGGGGACGTTGACGGAGAACCGCATGGCGGTCGCGAGCGTCTGGCTGCCCGCGGGGGAGGTGGGGTTCGAGGCCGGCGGTCCGAACGGCGACGGCGTTGCCGCTGGCACCGGCGACCTCGGTGATCCGCACGTCGGCAAGGCGGGCGGGCGTGGCCTTGGCGAGCAGCTACGACACGCCCTCGCGGCCGCGGCGCTCTGCGTCACGGCCGAGCTGCCCTCCGCCCAGGGGGCGCCGGGGGAGCCGGGGGCGAACGACGGCGGGGTGGGCGACCCGCTGGAGCTGGCCCTGCTGCGCGCGGCGAGGGCGGCCGGTCTCGAGCGCAGCGAGCTCTTGGCGCGCCACCCCGAGCTGCGCCAGGAAGCGTTCGACCCCAACACGCGCGTCATGGCGACCACCCACCGGCTCGGTGACGACCCGGGCGCGGGAGGCGCGCCTGCAGAGGGCAGTGGCGACGAGCGCCCCGGCGCCACTCGCATGTGGCAGATCGTGAAGGGGGCGCCCGGCGCCGTCGTCGCAGCGTGCGCCACGCTGGCCGACGGTCGGTCGACGCCGCTCGACCCCGCCGGGCGCGCGGCGTGGCTGGAGCGCAACCGCGCACTGGCCGCGCGCGGCCTGCGCGTGCTGGCGTTGGCGGAGCGCACGGGCGGCGTGGCGGAGGGCATCGGGACCGGGGCCGCGGGAGCGGAGGGTCACCACGACCTGGCGCTCATCGGCCTGGTCGGCTTGGCCGACCCGCCGCGCCCCGAGGTGCGGGGCGTCCTCGAACGTTGCAGGGCGGCGGGCATCCGCGTGGTCATGGCCACGGGCGACCAGGCGGCCACGGCGAGTGCCGTCGCGGCGGCCGTCGGCCTGGAGGCGCCGCAGAGCGTGGTGGACGGCAGGGTCATGGCGCAGCGCCTGGCCGACGGCGCGGCGGGGGAGGCAGAGCTCCTGACGGCCTCGGTCTTCGCCCGCATGGCGCCCGAGCAGAAGCTCGAGCTGATAGCCATGCACCAGCGGGCCGGGAACGTGGTGGCCATGACCGGCGACGGCGTCAACGACGCACCCGCTCTGCGGCAGGCCGACATCGGGGTGGCGATGGGGCGCGCGGGCACCGACGTCGCGCGCGAGGCCGCCGACATGGTCCTCCTGGACGACGCCTTCGGCACGATCGTCGCGGCCGTCAGGGAAGGGCGGATCGTGTTCGAGAACATCCGCGCCTTCGTCCTTTACCTGCTCTCCTGCAACCTGAGCGAGGTCCTGGTGGTCGGGCTCGCGGCCGTTCTGGGCTACCCGCTCCCGCTCCTGCCGCTCCAGATCCTCTTCATCAACCTGGTGACCGACGTCTTCCCGGCCCTAGCCCTCGGCGCGGGGCGGGGCGACCAGGGCGGCTTGGCGCGCCCTCCGCGCCCGGCGACCGAGGCGCTCCTGGCCAGGCGGCATTGGCGTGCCGTCGTCGGCTACGGCGCCGTGCTGACCGCCGCGACCCTCGTCGCCTTCGGCGTGGCCCTCGAGCTACTCGGCGCCGCCGTGCCGGAAGCGGTGACCGTGGCGTTCATCGCTCTGGCCCTCGGTCAGGTCTGGCACGTGTTCAACATGCGAGAGCCGGGCACACCGGCCCTGCGGAACCAACTCACGCGCAACCCCTGGGTGTGGGCGGCGACGGTCGGCTGCACCCTGCTCGTGCTGCTCGCCGTGGCGCTGCCGCCCTTACGCCTCGTCCTGCAGGTGGAGCCGCTACCGCCGGCGGGATGGCTCCTGGCCGTGGCGGCCGCCCTCGCGCCTCTGCTCGTCGGTCAGGTCGGCAAGGCTTTCGGGCTCGGGCGGGTCGTGTGA
- a CDS encoding protease complex subunit PrcB family protein has product MPRIWLLLAVIGVTLAGCVPTSALRMDDLYVYGAENARLTYFYGEAGQILYDGGSLTLAEPSDSTTPTGGYAVKGALLADGRPFLRAAVQPLGVEPIVVSRIPFTTDLQVAVQADVEEVVYYDGQSFLRLLQAEEGGTVRPVVPRPRLNGLRGLGQLTNAEADALAAALTASGRPFALASLPLAGLPKHAVDGLSEHRRTGVYVQRDIATDAAAYRPAPERLTWDVVASGDQAVGFTAASYQLVTSQTELVSLWQRAYGSRLTVPPLPNLDFRRETVIAVFMGSRSTGGYGMDVRDVSEEDGELYVDLAITEPAPGAITTQALTSPWLLLRVQRSGYAAAWLRDPSSGNLIGVARADR; this is encoded by the coding sequence ATGCCACGAATCTGGCTGCTGCTCGCCGTCATCGGCGTTACTCTCGCGGGGTGCGTGCCTACCTCGGCGCTTAGGATGGACGACCTTTACGTGTACGGAGCCGAGAACGCTCGGCTGACCTACTTCTACGGCGAGGCCGGTCAGATCCTGTACGACGGAGGGAGCCTGACCCTCGCGGAGCCGTCCGACTCGACCACCCCGACGGGCGGGTACGCGGTCAAGGGCGCGCTCCTGGCCGATGGCAGGCCGTTCCTACGCGCCGCTGTCCAGCCGCTCGGCGTCGAGCCGATCGTCGTCAGCCGCATACCCTTCACCACCGACTTGCAGGTGGCCGTCCAGGCCGACGTCGAAGAGGTCGTCTACTACGACGGGCAGTCGTTCCTCCGCCTGCTGCAGGCCGAGGAGGGCGGTACCGTCCGACCGGTCGTGCCTAGACCGCGGCTCAACGGGCTACGCGGGCTCGGTCAACTCACGAACGCGGAAGCCGACGCGCTGGCCGCCGCGCTCACGGCGAGCGGCCGACCGTTCGCGCTCGCGTCGCTGCCGCTCGCCGGTCTGCCCAAGCACGCCGTCGACGGCCTCTCCGAACACCGCCGCACCGGCGTCTACGTCCAGCGCGATATCGCCACCGACGCGGCCGCGTATAGACCCGCGCCGGAACGCCTGACGTGGGACGTGGTCGCGAGTGGCGACCAGGCCGTCGGCTTCACCGCCGCGAGCTACCAGCTCGTCACCAGCCAGACCGAGCTCGTCTCCCTCTGGCAGCGCGCCTACGGGAGCCGCCTGACCGTACCGCCGCTGCCGAACCTCGACTTCCGCCGCGAGACGGTCATCGCCGTCTTCATGGGCAGCCGCTCGACGGGTGGGTACGGGATGGACGTCAGGGACGTGAGCGAGGAGGACGGAGAGCTCTACGTCGACCTGGCCATCACCGAGCCGGCGCCCGGCGCCATCACCACCCAGGCGCTCACCAGCCCCTGGCTCCTCCTGCGCGTCCAGCGCAGCGGCTACGCCGCGGCCTGGCTACGCGATCCGTCCTCGGGCAACCTGATCGGGGTGGCGCGCGCGGACCGGTGA